From one Rosa rugosa chromosome 4, drRosRugo1.1, whole genome shotgun sequence genomic stretch:
- the LOC133706972 gene encoding uncharacterized protein LOC133706972, whose protein sequence is MEGSFADELYSESLQLSKSQLGSTLNVTSKQSGLDDHVKVQLSDEDGSSWCGSDNEVNEASDMDKEWQRRRDQFHTMGYRDGVIAGKEASSQEGFNIGFKQSVLVGYNWGLVRGVTSTLASLPDGIREKLIETEEQRTRFQGLYESVHSLSTTDALGLFNDEITSKNDREQVESSETSSFEVETGLEEQRLDLSGLGNYSAKLCSLLLESPGIKVKFP, encoded by the exons ATGGAGGGCAGTTTTGCTGATGAGCTTTACTCAGAAAGTTTACAGCTATCAAAATCGCAATTGGGTTCCACATTGAATGTCACCAGTAAACAAAGTGGTTTAGATg ATCATGTTAAGGTTCAGTTGTCGGATGAAGATGGATCTTCATGGTGTGGTTCTGATAACGAAGTGAATGAAGCCTCTGATATGGACAAGGAATGGCAGAGGAGACGTGACCAATTCCATACG ATGGGATACCGTGATGGTGTTATAGCCGGAAAGGAAGCTTCTTCTCAGGAGGGATTCAATATTGGCTTTAAGCAATCAGTCCTTGTTGGTTACAACTGGGGTCTTGTGAGAGGTGTTACAAG TACATTGGCTTCCCTTCCAGATGGTATAAGGGAGAAGTTGATTGAAACGGAAGAACAAAGGACTCGATTTCAGGGATTGTATGAATCTGTTCATTCCCTTTCTACAACAGATGCCCTTGGGTTGTTTAACGATGAAATCACAAGTAAAAATGATAGAGAACAAGTTGAAAGTTCAGAGACTAGTTCTTTTGAAGTTGAAACTGGTCTGGAAGAGCAAAGATTAGACCTCAGTGGTCTAGGAAATTACTCTGCAAAGCTCTGTTCACTTCTTTTGGAGTCGCCTGGAATCAAAGTCAAGTTCCCCTAG
- the LOC133744585 gene encoding calmodulin binding protein PICBP-like: protein MFVCVTLTLSSIEVDYANSEATDMEWEEGQFSLAVLYDDDDDDESSSNAGFSSIQDGDMHEAPVIKSDAIVTDCNDIIHDYYEDSFEEDSELSETEIEISSSSIQEPTEDLTATSEEVQEKTRVFEAEDHEMESHLGDVESHYTAACETNEASNSQPRNEFQDNGTTMSTSNHISNAAQDISTTYEAETNAEKEDSETDKSVVTVVSGRGIVDENTFVDSKDNLANGEYTDNAKAEYDYHIFTGKDQSEFKKEKISSSSEGEDQSDLKLKQIDVAENSGGDIDRMEVDNTSEPEAAETFLMANSSISPGMKRKFSHQESNSDEELQYTNWKWKINCKRSIKDEEEQWKYNQRKPNYLPLVPGPEAEKVDLRHQIIDEKKNAEEWMLDFAIQQAVTKLAPARKKKVALLVEAFEKVMPVPQYEPRLKHSSAAFSHARPMQACS from the exons ATGTTTGTTTGTGTTACTCTAACACTTTCGAGCATTGAAGTAGATTATGCCAATTCTGAAGCAACTGACATGGAGTGGGAGGAAGGGCAGTTTTCCCTTGCAGTGctgtatgatgatgatgatgatgatgaatctAGTTCAAATGCTGGGTTTTCATCAATTCAAGATGGTGATATGCATGAAGCACCTGTGATCAAGTCTGATGCCATTGTTACCGACTGCAATGACATCATTCATGATTACTATGAA GATTCATTTGAAGAAGACAGTGAACTATCAGAGACAGAAATAGAgatatcttcatcttcaatacaAGAGCCAACTGAGGACCTAACAGCAACCAGTGAGGAAGTTCAAGAGAAAACCAGAGTTTTTGAAGCAGAGGATCATGAAATGGAGTCCCATCTTGGAGATGTTGAAAGCCACTACACTGCTGCTTGTGAGACGAATGAAGCTTCAAATAGCCAACCAAGGAATGAATTTCAAGATAATGGAACAACTATGTCGACAAGTAACCACATTTCCAATGCTGCTCAGGATATCAGCACAACATATGAAGCTGAAACAAACGCAGAGAAAGAGGATTCAGAAACAGATAAAAGTGTTGTCACTGTTGTTTCTGGAAGAG GTATTGTTGATGAAAACACTTTTGTTGACAGTAAAGATAACCTGGCCAATGGGGAGTACACGGATAATGCTAAAGCTGAATATGACTATCATATCTTCACAGGGAAGGATCAAAGTGAATTTAAGAAGGAAAAGATCTCAAGTTCCAGTGAAGGTGAGGATCAGAGTGATCTAAAGCTGAAGCAAATAGATGTAGCAGAAAACAGTGGCGGAGACATTGATAGAATGGAAGTGGACAACACTTCAGAGCCAGAAGCAGCAGAAACTTTCCTCATGGCCAATAGTAGCATCAGTCCAGGGATGAAGAGAAAGTTTTCCCATCAAGAAAGCAATTCGGATGAAGAACTGCAATACACAAACTGGAAATGGAAAATCAATTGCAAGAGAAGTATCAAGGATGAGGAAGAACAATGGAAATATAATCAAAGAAAACCCAATTACCTGCCATTGGTTCCTGGCCCTGAAGCAGAGAAGGTTGACTTGAGGCATCAGATAAtagatgaaaagaaaaatgcagAGGAATGGATGCTCGACTTTGCAATCCAACAAGCTGTAACTAAACTTGCTCCAGCTAGGAAGAAGAAGGTGGCATTGCTTGTTGAAGCTTTTGAGAAAGTCATGCCAGTGCCGCAATATGAACCCCGTTTGAAGCATTCTTCAGCAGCCTTCAGTCATGCAAGACCTATGCAAGCTTGTAGCTGA